From the genome of Denticeps clupeoides chromosome 4, fDenClu1.1, whole genome shotgun sequence, one region includes:
- the LOC114789194 gene encoding mitochondrial pyruvate carrier 2-like, with translation MSSRLQAVRFYSAGIRASYHRTLDKIELLLPPRLRPFYNHPAGPKTVFFWAPWFKWGLVVAGLADLTRPAEKLSTSQSAVLTATGFIWARYSLVIIPRVWNLFAVNFFLGVAGSSQLYRIWRYNQQLKNDGKES, from the exons ATGTCCAGCAGGCTGCAGGCGGTCCGGTTCTACTCTGCCGGAATCCGAGCGTCGTACCACCGGACCCTGGACAAGATcgagctgctgctgccgcccAGGCTGAGACCCTTCTACAACCACCCGGCGG GTCCTAAGACGGTTTTCTTCTGGGCTCCGTGGTTCAAATGG GGTTTGGTGGTTGCTGGGCTCGCTGATCTTACGCGTCCTGCTGAGAAGCTCAGCACCTCTCAGTCTGCTGTCTTAACGGCAACAG GGTTCATCTGGGCACGGTACTCTTTAGTAATTATCCCCCGGGTCTGGAACCTCTTTGCTGTCAACTTCTTCCTTGGTGTGGCAGGTTCTTCGCAGCTCTATAGAATATGGAG ATATAATCAACAGTTGAAGAATGACGGGAAGGAGTCTTAG